A region from the Desulfomarina profundi genome encodes:
- a CDS encoding Gfo/Idh/MocA family protein, translating to MVIDSTEKHFLVVGFGSIGRRHVRNLKTLFSDCRVTVLRHGDGCRESKRLYQEGANNCIDSLNDVLQLELTAAIIANPASLHLQTAEILAEKNIPIFIEKPFSHSTEGLSDFINHCAEKKIVLMVGYNLRFTPSLQKFRQLLSEKIIGRILSVRSEVGQYLPSWRPAQKYQDTVSAQKALGGGVLLELSHEIDYLVWLFGYADSVTAAISRQSDLEIDVEDTAHVLLNFSSHNKEKKLPAVLTMDFVRHDTTRTCTVVGTEGTLRWDGINRSVDIFERAADSWKNIYHDENDSNASYLEELRYFADGLDTEDSTALTTSVLEAKHVVEIVEAAKKSSALKRMVELQVGK from the coding sequence ATGGTTATTGATTCGACAGAAAAACATTTTCTTGTTGTTGGTTTCGGCAGTATCGGCAGAAGACATGTCCGCAATTTGAAGACATTGTTCTCAGATTGCAGGGTTACAGTGTTGAGGCATGGAGATGGCTGCAGAGAATCAAAACGGTTATATCAGGAAGGCGCAAACAATTGTATTGACAGCCTGAATGATGTATTGCAACTGGAATTGACTGCAGCAATTATTGCAAATCCTGCCTCCCTTCACCTTCAGACAGCTGAGATACTCGCAGAAAAAAACATCCCGATTTTTATTGAAAAACCGTTTTCCCATTCAACTGAAGGACTGTCGGACTTTATTAACCACTGTGCTGAAAAAAAGATCGTGTTGATGGTAGGCTATAACCTGCGCTTTACTCCATCACTGCAAAAATTCCGACAATTGCTTTCAGAAAAGATTATCGGTCGGATTCTCTCTGTCAGAAGTGAAGTGGGTCAGTATCTACCTTCCTGGAGACCTGCTCAGAAATACCAGGATACTGTTTCAGCACAAAAAGCACTAGGCGGAGGAGTACTGCTTGAGTTAAGTCATGAAATTGATTATTTAGTATGGCTTTTCGGATATGCAGATTCTGTCACGGCTGCCATAAGTCGACAGAGTGATCTTGAAATAGATGTTGAGGATACAGCCCATGTTCTTTTAAATTTTTCCTCACACAATAAAGAAAAAAAACTGCCGGCTGTATTAACCATGGATTTTGTCCGCCACGATACAACAAGGACCTGCACGGTAGTTGGAACTGAAGGAACACTCCGCTGGGATGGTATAAACAGGTCTGTGGATATATTTGAAAGGGCAGCAGACAGCTGGAAAAATATCTATCATGATGAAAATGACAGTAACGCTTCGTATCTTGAAGAATTGCGATATTTTGCAGATGGATTGGACACTGAGGACAGCACTGCACTTACAACCTCTGTTCTTGAAGCAAAACATGTAGTTGAAATTGTCGAAGCTGCAAAAAAATCTTCAGCGCTCAAAAGAATGGTGGAATTGCAAGTTGGAAAATAA
- a CDS encoding acylneuraminate cytidylyltransferase family protein, with the protein MKKYPALICARGGSKGVPGKNIRKLAGIPLIGHAILKAMEVENISEVFVSTDSDEIAEVARKYGAIVPFRRPEYLAEDDSPEWKVWQHAVRYLQDNYGKPFFGMVVIPATAPLRSAEDIRRCVETFEENDCDCVITVTEAHRSPYFNMVLTTEDGYSHLVIEREEHVFRRQDVPVVYDMTTVAYVVHPEFVLSAENIFSGKVKHVVIPVERALDIDTELDFKIAEFLLKSVGEK; encoded by the coding sequence TTGAAAAAATATCCTGCCCTTATCTGTGCAAGAGGTGGCTCCAAAGGGGTTCCAGGAAAAAATATCCGGAAGCTGGCCGGTATTCCTCTTATAGGGCATGCGATTTTAAAAGCTATGGAAGTTGAGAATATTTCGGAAGTTTTTGTCTCCACTGACTCAGATGAAATAGCAGAGGTTGCAAGAAAATATGGTGCTATTGTTCCTTTCAGGCGGCCTGAGTACCTTGCGGAGGACGACAGTCCTGAATGGAAGGTGTGGCAGCATGCCGTGCGATATCTCCAGGATAACTATGGTAAGCCTTTTTTCGGTATGGTTGTGATTCCCGCAACGGCTCCCTTGAGAAGTGCTGAAGATATCAGGAGATGTGTCGAAACTTTTGAAGAAAATGATTGTGATTGTGTAATTACAGTGACTGAAGCACATCGCAGTCCATATTTCAACATGGTCCTTACAACGGAAGATGGTTACAGCCACCTGGTGATAGAAAGGGAGGAACATGTATTTCGGCGACAGGATGTGCCGGTTGTTTACGATATGACGACTGTTGCCTATGTTGTTCACCCTGAGTTCGTGTTATCCGCTGAAAATATTTTTTCAGGTAAAGTTAAACATGTTGTTATTCCAGTGGAACGGGCACTTGATATTGATACGGAACTCGATTTCAAGATCGCCGAGTTTCTCTTGAAATCAGTTGGGGAAAAGTGA
- a CDS encoding SDR family oxidoreductase, with product MRTVNELMNLEGRKALITGATGCIGSVISDTLGELGCELILVDRPGSDFEKLKTRLKKSWNSTVFQRECDLESEKQPGDLLEWLRNRFEKIDILINNAAFVGESSLGGWVTAFEEQSVNTWRRALEVNLTAVFELVQGCSPLMHTGHGSVINISSIYGMLGPDFTLYDNTAMGNPAAYAASKGGLLQLTRWLSTALAPEIRVNAISPGGVFRNQPEEFVRRYEKRTPLARMATEEDFKGAIAYLASDLSSYCTGHNLVVDGGWAIW from the coding sequence ATGCGCACGGTAAATGAACTGATGAACCTGGAAGGCAGGAAGGCATTAATTACCGGTGCAACCGGATGTATCGGCTCTGTTATTTCCGACACTCTTGGGGAACTTGGCTGTGAGCTTATTCTTGTTGACAGACCGGGGTCTGATTTTGAAAAACTTAAAACCAGGTTGAAGAAAAGCTGGAACAGCACTGTATTTCAGAGAGAATGTGATCTTGAAAGCGAAAAACAGCCTGGTGATCTATTGGAATGGTTGAGAAACAGATTTGAAAAGATTGATATATTAATTAATAATGCCGCCTTTGTCGGTGAATCTTCGCTTGGTGGATGGGTCACTGCTTTTGAAGAACAGAGTGTAAATACCTGGAGAAGAGCGCTGGAGGTCAACCTTACTGCGGTGTTCGAACTGGTTCAGGGGTGTTCGCCTCTCATGCATACAGGTCATGGGTCTGTTATAAATATATCATCGATATATGGTATGCTGGGACCTGATTTTACCCTGTATGACAATACTGCCATGGGAAACCCGGCAGCCTATGCTGCGTCAAAAGGAGGTCTTCTCCAGTTGACCCGCTGGCTGTCAACGGCTTTGGCACCTGAAATCCGGGTAAATGCTATTTCACCCGGGGGTGTATTCAGAAATCAGCCAGAAGAGTTTGTGCGGCGGTATGAAAAAAGAACACCTCTGGCTCGTATGGCAACTGAAGAAGATTTCAAGGGAGCAATTGCCTATCTGGCCAGCGATCTTTCGTCCTACTGTACCGGACATAACCTCGTAGTCGATGGCGGTTGGGCAATCTGGTAG
- a CDS encoding N-acetyl sugar amidotransferase, with translation MSKKVFWCKNCLNMSTRPRIVFDERGWCNACVWAEQKKKMDWSVREKELLQILDRYRADDGSFDCMVPVSGGKDGSYVSYMLKHKYNMNPLAITITPALSLELGNRNLKNYIESGYNHIQINPDFEAMRILNKTGFIEKGFPYYGWLIAIQAAPVRMTLNMGISLIFYGEDGEVEYGGTTTTRTNPMYDPQYMRDIYLEGGHEKVLKASGLKKSQLNFFQFPTEEELKDKDLNIAHWSYFESWDPYRNYLVAKEHCGLEEAEETNSGTFTNFAQNDQALYALHTYMMYLKFGFGRGTQDAGIEIRRGSMTREQAVNLVRLYDGQYPEEFIELYLDYYQMSQKEFDDVLDFWVNKELFRKIDGRWEPLFTVE, from the coding sequence ATGAGTAAAAAGGTTTTCTGGTGTAAAAACTGTTTGAACATGTCAACCCGCCCACGTATCGTTTTTGATGAGAGGGGGTGGTGTAATGCCTGTGTCTGGGCGGAACAGAAAAAGAAGATGGACTGGTCGGTGAGGGAAAAGGAACTTCTGCAGATTCTGGACCGTTACCGTGCGGATGATGGCAGTTTTGACTGCATGGTTCCGGTCAGCGGTGGAAAAGATGGTTCCTATGTTTCGTATATGCTGAAACATAAATACAATATGAATCCTCTTGCCATTACCATTACCCCTGCTCTTTCTCTGGAACTGGGTAACAGGAATCTGAAAAATTATATTGAAAGCGGCTATAATCATATCCAGATCAATCCGGATTTTGAAGCCATGCGCATTTTAAACAAAACCGGATTTATTGAAAAAGGATTTCCATATTACGGCTGGTTGATTGCTATTCAGGCAGCGCCCGTTCGTATGACTCTCAATATGGGTATTTCCCTTATTTTTTATGGTGAGGACGGTGAAGTTGAATATGGCGGAACAACAACCACCCGCACCAATCCCATGTATGATCCACAGTATATGCGGGATATTTATCTGGAGGGTGGACATGAAAAGGTATTGAAAGCTTCTGGACTGAAAAAATCCCAATTGAATTTTTTCCAGTTTCCGACGGAAGAAGAGTTAAAGGATAAAGATTTGAATATTGCCCACTGGTCTTATTTTGAATCATGGGATCCCTACAGGAATTATCTGGTAGCAAAAGAACATTGTGGCCTTGAAGAGGCTGAGGAAACCAATTCAGGTACTTTCACTAATTTTGCACAGAACGATCAGGCACTCTATGCACTCCATACCTACATGATGTATCTGAAATTCGGTTTTGGTCGTGGGACGCAGGATGCAGGTATCGAAATCAGAAGGGGGTCAATGACCAGGGAACAGGCTGTAAACCTGGTGCGACTGTACGATGGTCAATATCCTGAAGAATTTATCGAGCTTTATTTAGACTATTACCAGATGAGTCAAAAAGAATTTGATGATGTTCTGGATTTCTGGGTAAACAAGGAACTTTTCAGAAAAATTGACGGACGATGGGAACCTCTCTTCACTGTTGAGTGA
- the hisH gene encoding imidazole glycerol phosphate synthase subunit HisH, producing the protein MTDDGNLSSLLSDGAMGKDVAVIDYGAGNVWSVLNAFKYLGATPRLVDDPEQVLTADFLVLPGVGSFRQGMNRLREYGIDKALQEAVGEKGKKILGICLGMQLLGGYGTEDGYTEGLGLVSHGVEPFAKEEVNGRKIPHVGFNSVLFKKTDGLFRGLGPQADFYFVHSYRMLPEGSDPVFARGICSYGIDFLAAFEKDNVCGTQFHPEKSQTNGLILLQNFLNS; encoded by the coding sequence TTGACGGACGATGGGAACCTCTCTTCACTGTTGAGTGATGGTGCTATGGGAAAAGATGTAGCGGTCATTGATTATGGTGCCGGAAATGTCTGGTCTGTCTTGAATGCCTTTAAATACTTGGGGGCCACTCCCAGGCTTGTTGATGATCCTGAGCAGGTATTGACGGCTGATTTTCTTGTGTTGCCCGGGGTCGGCTCATTCAGACAGGGGATGAACCGGTTGAGAGAGTATGGGATAGACAAGGCCCTCCAGGAAGCTGTCGGAGAAAAAGGAAAAAAAATTTTAGGTATTTGCCTGGGTATGCAGTTATTGGGAGGATATGGAACCGAAGATGGTTATACGGAAGGACTTGGACTCGTTTCTCATGGTGTGGAACCATTTGCAAAAGAAGAAGTTAACGGCAGGAAAATTCCACATGTAGGATTTAACTCTGTACTTTTTAAAAAAACTGATGGTTTGTTCCGCGGCCTCGGTCCCCAAGCTGATTTTTATTTCGTCCATTCATACAGAATGCTTCCTGAAGGATCAGACCCGGTGTTTGCCCGGGGAATTTGTTCTTACGGTATTGATTTTCTGGCCGCATTTGAAAAAGATAATGTCTGTGGCACTCAGTTTCATCCTGAAAAAAGTCAGACTAATGGGTTGATATTGCTGCAAAACTTTCTCAATTCCTGA
- a CDS encoding HisA/HisF-related TIM barrel protein translates to MLKKRVIFALLYNNGNFMLSRNFRLQKVGDLNWLRNNYNFSQIAFSIDELIILDVTRGKRDFDRFCVHVKALTENCFIPITAGGGITQADDAVKLLRSGADKVIVNSIVQENPGVLSDIARQFGRQCIVVSVDVKMIDNQATIWIENGEKKSENVLEKWFEITSRLPFGELYLNSMDRDGTGQGFLLSLLDYLPQSYDVPVIIAGGAGNYKHLAEGLEDERVDAVATAHLFNFVGNGLEEARSKLLDEGFFLAKWEKRFGLLQQGTD, encoded by the coding sequence ATGTTAAAAAAACGAGTCATCTTTGCACTGCTGTACAACAATGGAAATTTTATGCTCAGTCGTAATTTCAGATTGCAGAAGGTTGGAGATCTGAATTGGCTGAGGAATAATTACAATTTTTCACAAATTGCCTTTTCCATAGACGAGTTGATTATTCTGGATGTGACCAGGGGGAAGCGTGATTTTGATCGTTTTTGTGTGCATGTAAAGGCACTTACGGAAAACTGCTTCATCCCGATTACAGCAGGCGGCGGTATCACTCAAGCTGATGACGCCGTAAAATTGCTCAGGTCAGGTGCAGATAAGGTAATAGTGAACAGTATTGTTCAGGAAAATCCAGGTGTACTGTCAGATATTGCCCGGCAATTTGGACGACAGTGTATTGTTGTTTCAGTTGATGTAAAAATGATTGATAATCAGGCAACAATATGGATAGAGAACGGTGAAAAAAAATCAGAGAATGTCCTTGAAAAGTGGTTTGAAATTACGAGTCGACTGCCCTTTGGAGAATTGTATCTTAATTCGATGGACAGGGACGGTACGGGGCAGGGATTTCTTTTAAGTCTGTTGGATTATCTACCACAATCCTATGATGTACCGGTCATTATTGCCGGAGGAGCCGGAAACTATAAACACCTTGCCGAGGGGTTGGAAGATGAAAGAGTTGATGCTGTCGCAACAGCCCATCTCTTTAATTTTGTTGGCAACGGCCTTGAAGAAGCTCGCAGCAAACTCTTGGATGAAGGTTTTTTTCTTGCAAAATGGGAAAAGAGATTTGGTTTGCTGCAACAGGGGACTGACTGA
- a CDS encoding sulfotransferase domain-containing protein, protein MAIDGKQLLGARKQLVEKVVFLDGLSRAGKFLLGKVVSNYKKVDFFQYAEILEHIPVIEHLGLIEPRAALSLFQIQLDLFFYNRVIGRNLNLRQSDGSCVANATQFESIVARQKESDGIEAVQRFRRQELLPAFLVHECLPHVKFFLQAYPKMQMINIQRHPVDIAHSWFVRGWGSRFGKDPLAFIPVIEMEGRPVPWFAGEWTRPYLSMNEKERVIMSICTLMNLDQEAYNTLDDKNKEQILFVPYEIFVEQPLTVVEKIGGFLEDEPFDNMNEILKREKVFRKLSLSQRQEKKSELISSNVSEEIVSDFKSIISEYENRWLI, encoded by the coding sequence ATGGCGATTGACGGGAAACAGCTACTTGGAGCCAGAAAACAATTAGTTGAAAAGGTTGTTTTTCTCGATGGGTTGAGCAGGGCGGGAAAATTTCTTCTCGGTAAAGTTGTTTCAAATTATAAGAAAGTTGATTTTTTTCAATATGCTGAGATTCTCGAACATATTCCGGTCATTGAACACCTTGGCCTTATAGAGCCCCGGGCTGCCCTCTCTTTGTTCCAGATACAGCTTGATCTTTTTTTTTATAACCGGGTAATTGGCAGAAACCTGAATCTGCGGCAATCTGACGGCTCTTGTGTTGCAAATGCAACGCAATTTGAAAGTATTGTTGCAAGGCAAAAGGAATCTGACGGTATTGAAGCAGTACAACGATTTCGGAGGCAGGAGTTGCTTCCTGCGTTTCTGGTGCATGAATGTCTGCCCCATGTCAAATTTTTTCTGCAGGCTTACCCGAAAATGCAAATGATCAATATTCAGCGTCATCCTGTGGATATTGCACATTCATGGTTTGTAAGAGGATGGGGCAGTAGATTCGGAAAGGATCCCCTTGCCTTTATTCCTGTCATTGAAATGGAAGGGAGACCGGTTCCATGGTTTGCAGGTGAGTGGACCCGCCCATACCTGTCTATGAATGAAAAAGAGCGTGTAATCATGAGTATATGTACTCTGATGAATCTTGATCAGGAAGCATATAATACTCTTGATGATAAAAACAAAGAACAGATACTCTTTGTCCCGTATGAAATATTTGTGGAACAGCCTTTGACAGTTGTTGAAAAAATTGGTGGCTTTCTTGAGGATGAGCCATTTGATAATATGAATGAAATTCTCAAGCGCGAGAAGGTTTTCAGAAAGCTGTCACTGTCACAGCGGCAGGAAAAGAAAAGTGAATTGATCTCTTCGAATGTTTCTGAAGAAATTGTTTCAGATTTCAAGAGTATTATCAGTGAATACGAGAATCGTTGGCTCATTTAA
- a CDS encoding pyruvate kinase, whose translation MNTKLLVTLGPSSLKKDIVSAIDRHDIFLFRINLSHTPLEKVEETIHLIRSFSDTPICLDSEGAQVRNQVMREGYAFFKDDTLITIHHKEVKGDSENISFTPDFVSQQLIPGDVINVDFNSVKLKVLENGSEKCVARVISGGEVGSNKAADIERDIELPSITEKDEKAIKIGRSLGIKYFALSFSSSRKEVEKFRSLTGDGAYIISKIESKKGVAHIDGILEASDAILIDRGDLSRQVPIELVPFFQRRLISTAKSAEKEVFVATNLLESMIISQQPTRAEVNDIVSTIEMGATGLVLAAETAVGKYPIGSVKMVRKLTKQFNRWTSNTSLQELLQSGSN comes from the coding sequence ATGAATACGAAACTCCTTGTTACCCTTGGTCCCAGTTCTCTGAAAAAAGATATAGTCTCTGCGATTGACAGACATGATATTTTTCTTTTTCGAATCAATCTTTCACATACACCTCTTGAAAAAGTTGAAGAAACAATTCATTTAATAAGGTCTTTCAGTGACACGCCTATCTGCCTGGACAGTGAAGGAGCCCAGGTGCGTAATCAGGTGATGAGAGAAGGATATGCATTCTTTAAAGATGATACCCTCATAACAATACATCATAAGGAGGTAAAGGGAGATTCGGAAAACATTTCCTTTACCCCGGATTTTGTTTCACAGCAGCTCATCCCGGGAGATGTGATTAATGTGGATTTTAATTCGGTGAAGTTGAAGGTGCTGGAAAATGGATCTGAAAAATGTGTTGCAAGGGTAATTTCCGGAGGCGAGGTCGGCAGCAATAAAGCTGCTGATATAGAAAGGGATATTGAACTCCCTTCGATTACTGAAAAAGATGAAAAGGCTATAAAAATTGGAAGAAGCCTCGGAATAAAATATTTTGCACTATCATTTTCAAGTTCCAGGAAGGAGGTGGAAAAATTCAGATCACTGACAGGGGACGGGGCATACATTATTTCTAAAATTGAAAGCAAAAAAGGCGTTGCTCATATTGATGGTATTCTTGAGGCGAGTGATGCCATCCTTATCGACAGAGGTGATTTGTCCCGCCAGGTTCCCATCGAATTAGTCCCGTTTTTCCAGAGGCGACTGATCTCCACCGCAAAGTCAGCTGAAAAAGAGGTTTTTGTTGCCACGAATCTGCTAGAATCTATGATCATTTCCCAGCAACCTACCCGGGCCGAAGTAAATGATATCGTGAGTACAATTGAAATGGGTGCAACCGGTCTTGTTCTAGCTGCTGAAACTGCTGTTGGGAAGTATCCGATCGGTAGTGTGAAAATGGTGAGAAAGCTGACAAAACAATTTAACAGGTGGACCAGTAATACGAGCCTTCAGGAATTGCTGCAATCCGGTAGTAATTAA
- the cysC gene encoding adenylyl-sulfate kinase, with amino-acid sequence MKTSTAKIIWLLGPTSSGKTTLATHFVEKLRRRGIPVLHYDGDEVRNFFGSSLGFDAESRLRVVRTLVHLANKGVEAGINVVISALTANQDARDFVHAHLKYKHIVYIKCPIELCAKRDPKGLYKKALCGEVKTLIGVNGEYREPDSPDFILNTGENTLEESLDLLEEYWQECDSMNVEL; translated from the coding sequence ATGAAAACGTCAACTGCGAAAATAATATGGCTGCTTGGTCCGACTTCAAGTGGAAAAACAACCCTGGCAACCCATTTTGTGGAAAAACTCCGCCGAAGAGGTATTCCTGTACTACATTACGACGGAGATGAGGTAAGGAATTTTTTCGGAAGTTCCCTGGGCTTTGATGCGGAGAGCAGATTGAGAGTAGTCAGGACCCTGGTTCACCTGGCTAATAAAGGGGTGGAAGCGGGTATTAATGTGGTTATTTCCGCACTGACTGCAAACCAGGATGCTCGTGATTTTGTGCATGCTCATTTAAAATATAAACATATCGTTTATATTAAATGTCCTATTGAACTCTGTGCCAAAAGAGATCCTAAGGGACTTTATAAAAAGGCTTTGTGTGGAGAGGTCAAAACACTGATTGGTGTTAATGGTGAATATCGTGAACCGGATTCTCCTGATTTTATATTGAATACAGGGGAAAATACCCTGGAAGAGTCACTGGATCTTCTTGAAGAATATTGGCAGGAGTGTGATTCAATGAATGTTGAGTTATGA
- a CDS encoding N-acetyl sugar amidotransferase: MKKQKVLYGLPEEVKFCSRCVISNQRPSSVVEFKNDPKAEKPTIMFDDEGVCSACRYAEIKENIDWDQREKQLIELCDKHRKSDGQYDCIVPGSGGKDSAFTAHILRYKYGMNPLTVTWAPHKYTQIGWDNFQNWIHSGLDNMLYTPNGRVHRLLTRLAFEVLVHPFQPFIIGQRLIGPRFSVLYDIPLVFYGENQAEYGNNIEENEKPTMDMSFFHESRLEVMDLVLGGVKVRDLIEKHGIELRDLTPYLPLDGERLKKTGTEVHYLGYYLRWDPQECYYYAAENTGFQANTERTEGSYSKYSSIDDKIDPLHYYTTLIKFGIGRATYDAAQEIRNGKITREEGVALVKRYDTEFPVKFFKEIIDYMGISEEKFWDVIDSARSPHLWLKDNDGTWQLRHQVE; the protein is encoded by the coding sequence ATGAAAAAGCAAAAAGTATTATATGGTTTACCGGAAGAGGTAAAATTCTGCTCCCGTTGTGTTATTTCAAATCAGCGACCAAGTTCTGTTGTTGAGTTTAAAAATGATCCCAAGGCAGAAAAACCAACAATCATGTTTGATGACGAAGGGGTTTGCTCTGCATGCAGGTATGCTGAAATCAAAGAGAACATTGATTGGGATCAAAGAGAAAAACAACTGATTGAACTCTGCGATAAACATAGAAAAAGCGATGGTCAGTATGACTGTATAGTTCCTGGTAGTGGAGGAAAGGACTCTGCGTTTACTGCTCATATTCTGAGATATAAATATGGAATGAACCCTCTGACTGTTACCTGGGCTCCCCATAAATACACACAGATCGGCTGGGATAATTTCCAGAACTGGATTCACTCCGGTCTTGACAATATGCTTTATACTCCCAATGGACGGGTGCATAGACTCCTGACCCGCCTGGCTTTTGAAGTTCTTGTCCACCCGTTTCAGCCTTTCATTATTGGTCAACGCTTAATCGGTCCACGTTTTTCAGTTCTCTATGATATTCCGTTGGTTTTTTACGGAGAAAACCAGGCGGAATACGGAAACAATATCGAGGAAAACGAAAAACCGACCATGGATATGTCATTCTTCCACGAGTCCAGACTTGAAGTTATGGATCTGGTTCTTGGGGGAGTAAAAGTTCGGGATTTAATAGAAAAACATGGAATTGAACTCCGTGATCTTACACCATATCTGCCCCTTGATGGTGAGCGGTTGAAAAAAACCGGGACTGAAGTGCATTATCTTGGGTATTACCTGAGGTGGGATCCCCAGGAATGTTATTATTATGCTGCTGAAAATACTGGTTTTCAGGCCAACACTGAACGAACCGAGGGGTCATATTCAAAATACAGTTCAATAGATGACAAAATTGATCCATTACATTATTACACAACGTTGATCAAATTCGGTATCGGACGGGCTACATATGATGCTGCCCAGGAAATCCGCAATGGAAAAATCACCAGAGAGGAAGGAGTAGCTTTGGTGAAACGGTATGACACTGAATTTCCCGTGAAATTTTTTAAGGAAATTATCGATTACATGGGCATTTCCGAGGAGAAATTTTGGGATGTTATCGACAGTGCGAGGTCACCCCATCTTTGGCTGAAGGATAATGATGGAACATGGCAACTCAGGCACCAGGTAGAATAG
- a CDS encoding N-acetylneuraminate synthase family protein has protein sequence MNTPEITLGTRRIGRACPPLVIAEIGINHEGEIEKAFQMIDDAVRVGCECVKFQCHVVEDEMIPNDVIPGNANESIWDIMKRCALSEDEDSRLMDYCGEKGILYLSTPFSRAAADRLEKLGVSGYKIGSGECNNYPLIKHIAGFGKPVILSTGMNDLESVGKAVDILREKNIPYALLHCTSMYPTPYDKIRLQAMSQLEDVFPDSVVGLSDHSVSNYPCLGAVSLGASILERHFVSDKSWPGPDVEISMDPEDLHQLIEGSRIIHQCLGGQKEILPEEQPTIDFAYASVVSLNSIEKGDILTRKNIWVKRPGTGEILAVDFEKILGRAATVDIPAGVQIKKEWIS, from the coding sequence ATGAATACTCCTGAAATCACTCTCGGCACCAGAAGAATAGGCAGGGCCTGTCCTCCTCTTGTTATTGCGGAAATCGGCATCAACCACGAAGGTGAAATCGAAAAAGCATTTCAGATGATTGATGATGCTGTCCGAGTAGGTTGTGAGTGCGTTAAATTTCAGTGTCATGTTGTTGAAGACGAAATGATTCCCAACGATGTAATCCCGGGCAATGCCAATGAATCCATATGGGATATTATGAAACGCTGCGCACTCTCAGAAGATGAAGATAGTCGGCTGATGGATTACTGCGGAGAAAAAGGTATACTTTACCTCAGCACTCCTTTTTCAAGAGCGGCTGCTGATCGTTTGGAAAAACTTGGTGTCAGTGGGTATAAAATCGGTTCAGGAGAATGCAATAACTATCCGCTCATAAAACATATCGCCGGGTTCGGCAAACCGGTTATTCTCTCAACTGGCATGAACGATCTTGAATCCGTGGGAAAAGCGGTTGATATTTTGAGGGAAAAAAATATTCCATATGCCCTCCTTCATTGTACCAGCATGTATCCGACACCCTATGATAAAATCAGGTTGCAGGCCATGTCTCAGCTGGAAGATGTTTTTCCTGACAGTGTGGTTGGCTTGTCAGATCATTCCGTCAGTAATTATCCCTGTCTTGGTGCAGTCTCCCTTGGGGCCAGTATTCTGGAGAGGCATTTTGTCTCTGACAAAAGCTGGCCGGGGCCGGATGTTGAGATATCAATGGATCCGGAAGATTTACATCAGCTGATTGAAGGGAGCAGGATAATTCACCAGTGCCTTGGAGGGCAAAAGGAAATCCTACCTGAAGAACAGCCGACAATAGATTTTGCCTATGCGTCTGTAGTGTCCCTGAACAGCATAGAAAAAGGGGATATTCTGACCAGGAAAAATATCTGGGTGAAAAGACCCGGTACCGGAGAGATCCTTGCTGTGGATTTTGAAAAGATTCTTGGTAGAGCGGCGACGGTAGATATTCCTGCAGGGGTACAGATCAAAAAGGAGTGGATCAGTTAA